The following are from one region of the Jatrophihabitans telluris genome:
- a CDS encoding polyprenyl synthetase family protein gives MSSSQPTPGPAPSVLERINSALSEFLDHQRHTLLDIHPDLSLLADAAESAVMAGGKRLRPTFAYWGWRSARPAGSPGEHELFRAAASLELLQACALVHDDLMDDSDTRRGQPAAHVRFASEHTRAGWPGPAGRFGLSGAVLLGDLLLSWAEELFDSAQEAAAAAGAVAAEHARACRREFDAMRTEVVAGQFLDVLAQTRAGFDVQEALRVIEFKTTKYTIQRPLLLGARAAGAPAELTHSLAEYGYALGEAFQLRDDLLGVFGDPVETGKPAGDDLREGKRTYLLAVAMQRADEQQATLLRQQIGDPKLEAADVEQLRELLVATNAVADVEARISDRAAAAEQILSRSSISREARAALSALAQAAAHRTF, from the coding sequence GTGAGCAGCAGCCAGCCCACGCCCGGACCCGCCCCATCGGTGCTCGAGCGGATCAACAGCGCGCTGTCGGAGTTTCTGGACCATCAGCGCCACACCCTTCTCGACATCCACCCGGATCTGTCCCTGCTGGCCGACGCGGCCGAGAGCGCGGTGATGGCCGGCGGCAAACGGCTGCGGCCGACATTCGCCTACTGGGGGTGGCGTTCGGCGCGTCCGGCGGGCTCCCCCGGCGAGCACGAGCTGTTCCGGGCGGCGGCCAGCCTCGAGCTGTTGCAGGCGTGTGCGCTGGTGCACGACGACCTGATGGATGACTCAGATACGCGCCGCGGGCAGCCCGCGGCGCATGTCCGGTTCGCCAGCGAACACACCCGGGCGGGTTGGCCGGGACCCGCCGGACGCTTCGGCTTGTCCGGCGCCGTCCTGCTCGGGGACCTGTTGCTGTCGTGGGCGGAGGAGCTGTTCGACTCGGCCCAGGAGGCCGCGGCAGCCGCCGGCGCCGTCGCGGCTGAGCACGCCCGCGCCTGCCGGCGTGAGTTCGACGCCATGCGCACCGAAGTGGTGGCCGGTCAGTTTCTCGATGTGCTCGCCCAGACCCGGGCCGGCTTCGACGTCCAGGAAGCCCTGCGGGTCATCGAATTCAAGACGACCAAGTACACGATCCAACGTCCGCTGCTGCTCGGGGCCCGCGCGGCCGGGGCCCCTGCCGAGCTCACCCACTCGCTGGCCGAATACGGCTACGCGCTGGGTGAGGCCTTCCAGCTGCGCGACGACCTGCTGGGTGTCTTCGGCGACCCGGTCGAAACCGGCAAGCCGGCCGGCGACGACCTGCGCGAGGGCAAGCGGACGTACCTGCTCGCGGTGGCGATGCAACGGGCCGACGAGCAGCAGGCGACGCTGCTGCGACAGCAGATCGGCGACCCCAAGCTCGAGGCGGCGGACGTGGAGCAACTGCGCGAGCTCCTGGTGGCCACCAACGCTGTCGCCGACGTCGAGGCCCGGATCAGCGATCGCGCCGCGGCGGCGGAACAGATCCTGAGCAGGTCGTCGATCTCTCGCGAGGCCCGCGCCGCACTGTCCGCGCTCGCCCAAGCTGCCGCTCACCGAACCTTCTGA
- the mptB gene encoding polyprenol phosphomannose-dependent alpha 1,6 mannosyltransferase MptB, which yields MVNTGQRASTGSAPRTLATVERWVDWDLRRIAAAGLTATLLIAIGSYGAGSLPANDPTRHIPVIGLLRHGWLGLHASLSAYYLGLALLTATWLILGRVLLTGSAHGTLPVTEDHLLHADAGTAGGLPAAADGSVIDPRRLRTVLIRWMLPLLVAMPLASQDLYSYAAQARLAEAGYDPYKFTPADLPGKFLDNVAWKWLDTPSPYGPLWVTVSRWTATITGDHALITAMVLRLIPFAAILGMAWLIPGMARHLGHRGDLALWLAIANPLVLVHGVGGGHNDAVMVFLLVAGLAVVLREGAGWRALAGAAALMALSAAVKAPGAIGVAFVVPVFMAGRAELRVRDWLRACLIAAAVAVPVFSLITWMVGYGNGWIKQVSPTIPVISLMSIPTVLGVLYNLATGQPHAGTLVDHTVRAFRRVGTVVNALVLTYLWFRAVRGSALQLFALALVSVVLLSPAVQPWYFTWALAPAALFLSQPRGIFWVAFVSVALTFLVQPMGSGVGLTAYVPTVLVGAFAARSLLGPVVQRVRT from the coding sequence GTGGTGAACACCGGGCAACGAGCGAGCACCGGCAGCGCTCCCCGCACCCTGGCCACGGTCGAACGATGGGTCGACTGGGACCTGCGCCGGATCGCCGCCGCCGGGCTGACGGCGACCCTGCTGATCGCGATCGGCAGCTACGGTGCGGGCTCGCTGCCGGCCAACGACCCGACCCGCCATATCCCGGTCATCGGGTTGCTTCGCCACGGCTGGCTGGGGTTGCACGCCTCGCTGAGTGCCTACTACCTCGGTCTGGCGCTGCTGACCGCGACGTGGCTGATCCTCGGCCGGGTGTTGCTGACCGGCTCCGCCCATGGGACCCTGCCGGTCACCGAGGACCACCTTCTGCACGCCGACGCCGGCACCGCCGGGGGTCTCCCGGCCGCGGCCGACGGCTCGGTGATCGACCCACGGCGACTGCGCACCGTCCTCATCCGCTGGATGCTGCCGTTGCTGGTGGCGATGCCGTTGGCCAGCCAGGACCTCTACTCCTACGCGGCGCAGGCACGTCTGGCCGAGGCCGGGTACGACCCGTACAAGTTCACGCCGGCCGATCTGCCCGGCAAGTTCCTCGACAACGTCGCGTGGAAGTGGCTCGACACGCCCTCCCCCTACGGGCCGCTCTGGGTGACGGTCTCCCGCTGGACGGCCACCATCACCGGCGACCACGCCCTGATCACCGCTATGGTGCTGCGGCTGATTCCCTTCGCCGCCATCCTGGGCATGGCCTGGCTGATCCCTGGGATGGCCCGCCACCTGGGCCATCGCGGCGATCTGGCCCTGTGGCTGGCGATCGCGAACCCGCTCGTGCTCGTGCACGGGGTGGGCGGTGGCCACAACGACGCGGTGATGGTGTTCCTGCTCGTGGCCGGTCTGGCCGTCGTGTTGCGAGAAGGCGCCGGCTGGCGAGCACTGGCCGGCGCCGCCGCTCTGATGGCGCTGTCCGCGGCGGTCAAGGCGCCAGGAGCGATCGGTGTGGCCTTCGTCGTCCCGGTCTTCATGGCCGGCCGCGCGGAGCTGCGCGTCCGGGACTGGTTGCGGGCCTGCCTGATCGCTGCGGCGGTCGCCGTCCCGGTGTTCTCGCTGATCACGTGGATGGTCGGCTACGGAAACGGCTGGATCAAACAGGTCTCCCCGACCATTCCGGTGATCAGCCTGATGTCGATCCCCACCGTCCTGGGCGTGCTCTACAACCTCGCCACCGGCCAGCCCCACGCCGGCACCTTGGTCGACCACACCGTTCGGGCGTTTCGTCGCGTCGGCACCGTCGTCAACGCCCTCGTCCTGACCTACCTCTGGTTCCGGGCCGTACGCGGGTCGGCTTTGCAGCTGTTCGCACTGGCTCTGGTCTCGGTGGTGTTGCTCAGCCCCGCCGTCCAGCCGTGGTACTTCACGTGGGCGCTGGCCCCGGCAGCGCTCTTCCTGTCCCAACCGCGCGGGATCTTCTGGGTGGCCTTCGTGTCGGTGGCGTTGACGTTCCTCGTCCAGCCGATGGGCTCGGGTGTCGGCCTGACCGCCTACGTTCCGACCGTCCTCGTCGGCGCCTTCGCGGCCCGGTCGTTGCTCGGCCCGGTCGTGCAGCGCGTTCGGACCTAG
- a CDS encoding lycopene cyclase domain-containing protein, whose amino-acid sequence MSYTVLVVLALAGAVTVDLAVLRTALVRRRAFWFSYGICLVFQLLVNGVLTGIPVVRYSAADILGLRIAYAPVEDIGFGFALILLTLACWVALGRRRNGGSPRRGR is encoded by the coding sequence ATGAGCTACACCGTGCTGGTCGTCCTGGCCCTGGCCGGGGCCGTGACCGTCGACCTGGCCGTGCTGCGAACGGCGCTGGTGCGTCGGCGCGCGTTCTGGTTCAGCTACGGGATCTGCCTGGTGTTCCAGCTGCTCGTCAACGGCGTGCTCACCGGGATCCCGGTCGTGCGCTACTCCGCCGCGGACATCCTCGGGCTGCGGATCGCCTACGCCCCGGTGGAGGACATCGGCTTCGGATTCGCCCTGATCCTGCTCACCCTCGCCTGCTGGGTGGCGCTCGGCCGCCGGCGCAACGGCGGGTCGCCACGTCGTGGCCGCTGA
- a CDS encoding lycopene cyclase domain-containing protein yields MRHLTYLGLLAACLVGTAPLEILLRTQVYSRPRRLLLALLPGLLLGTAWDLYAVHAGHWSFADGYLIGLRLAGLPVEEILFFAVIPLCAVLTLEAVRRRRPDWLIGDEPSADNSSNGSDGMTRR; encoded by the coding sequence GTGCGGCATCTGACCTACCTCGGGTTGTTGGCGGCCTGTCTGGTCGGGACGGCTCCGCTGGAGATCCTCCTGCGCACTCAGGTCTACTCCCGACCGAGACGCTTGCTCCTCGCTCTGCTTCCCGGGCTGCTGCTCGGCACCGCGTGGGACCTCTACGCCGTGCACGCCGGTCACTGGTCCTTCGCGGATGGCTACCTCATCGGACTTCGGCTGGCGGGCCTGCCCGTCGAGGAGATCCTGTTCTTCGCCGTCATTCCCCTGTGCGCGGTACTGACGCTGGAAGCCGTGCGCCGGCGTCGACCGGACTGGTTGATCGGCGACGAGCCCTCGGCTGACAACAGCAGCAACGGCAGCGACGGGATGACCCGCAGATGA
- a CDS encoding Rv2175c family DNA-binding protein has protein sequence MSDLPPDLIPLPEAAELLDVQITVVHQLLKDGKLVAVADAQGRRSVPRGLLVPGAGGGRNAAAVVKGLPGVITLLRDARYGDEDIVAWLYREDDSLPGTPAQALAENRGTEVKRRAQAAGF, from the coding sequence ATGTCCGACCTCCCTCCTGACCTGATTCCGCTGCCCGAGGCGGCCGAGCTGCTCGACGTGCAGATCACCGTCGTTCACCAGTTGCTCAAGGACGGCAAGCTGGTGGCCGTCGCCGATGCCCAGGGGCGCCGCAGTGTGCCGCGCGGGCTGCTCGTCCCCGGAGCTGGGGGTGGCCGTAACGCTGCCGCCGTCGTCAAGGGCCTGCCCGGCGTGATCACCCTGCTGCGCGACGCCCGCTACGGCGACGAGGACATCGTCGCGTGGTTGTACCGGGAAGACGATTCGCTGCCTGGCACTCCCGCCCAAGCACTGGCCGAGAACCGTGGTACGGAGGTCAAACGGCGCGCTCAGGCCGCCGGATTCTGA
- a CDS encoding spermidine synthase, with amino-acid sequence MPARPPAQTGRPRIELIADEDHPGGVMLVMDAVRQSYVDLDDPTYLDFEYIQFFASVLEIWRPGPLATTHVGGGALTMPRYLAVTRPGSTQVVLEPDTELTDLVRQQLPLPRNHRIRIRSQDGRSGVAALAAGSADLVILDAYDDGRVPAELTTAEFIADVARVLRPDGLLLANLVDEPGMRYIRRVLAGLRTRFADIVLVASNDVLKGRRFGNVVLAATDQAFDVDALRREVVRQPFPAGVRGLPELLGSLPAGRPFTDADAAESPEPNREGWRIR; translated from the coding sequence ATGCCCGCTCGTCCGCCTGCCCAGACCGGGCGTCCGCGCATCGAACTGATCGCCGACGAGGACCATCCCGGTGGCGTGATGCTCGTGATGGACGCGGTACGACAGTCCTACGTCGACCTCGACGACCCCACCTACCTCGACTTCGAATACATCCAGTTCTTCGCCAGCGTGCTCGAGATCTGGCGCCCCGGCCCGCTGGCCACCACCCATGTGGGCGGCGGGGCGCTGACCATGCCGCGCTACCTGGCCGTCACTCGGCCGGGGTCGACCCAGGTCGTCCTCGAGCCGGACACCGAGCTGACCGATCTCGTGCGTCAGCAGCTGCCCCTACCCCGGAATCACCGGATCCGGATTCGTTCGCAGGACGGTCGTTCCGGGGTCGCGGCGCTCGCTGCCGGCAGTGCGGACCTCGTCATCCTCGACGCCTACGACGACGGTCGGGTCCCGGCGGAACTGACCACGGCCGAGTTCATCGCCGACGTGGCGCGGGTGCTGCGCCCGGACGGCCTCCTGCTGGCCAACCTCGTGGACGAGCCGGGCATGCGTTACATCCGGCGGGTGCTGGCCGGACTGCGGACCCGGTTCGCCGACATCGTCCTGGTCGCCTCCAACGACGTGCTCAAGGGCAGGCGTTTCGGCAACGTCGTCCTCGCGGCCACCGACCAGGCTTTCGACGTCGATGCGCTGCGGCGCGAGGTTGTCCGACAGCCCTTCCCCGCCGGGGTCCGAGGGCTGCCCGAGCTGCTCGGGTCCCTGCCGGCCGGCCGGCCGTTCACCGACGCCGATGCCGCCGAATCGCCGGAACCGAACCGGGAGGGCTGGCGGATCCGGTAA
- the pknB gene encoding Stk1 family PASTA domain-containing Ser/Thr kinase, with product MGDPIVGRVLDGRYRVKQSLARGGMSTVYTGLDERLDREVAIKVMSSALSTDPAFADRFTREARVAARLSHPNAVSVYDQGTDAGHVFLIMELVRGRTLRDLLRERGALSPALAVSLMEPVLGALAAAHRAGLVHRDVKPENILLSDDGAVKVADFGLARAIEADASNTRTGLMMGTVAYCPPEQISRGHADARSDVYSAGVVLFELLTGTAPYTGDSAMSVAYQHVNSTVPLPSSRRAGIPTPIDDLVRRATSREPSGRPLDAGAFLAELHDIRLDLALPVVGVPPRRPAADPNATQIIPTAAADYPGPPGARHTAESATAPTHGGRPPARGNGTAVSRRPGVERTPSPSRDEARRRAMAERRRRARLRSTVIVLVILLLGLATGYGAWWLTVGRYRSVPNVTGLSASAATQTLRDKGFAVSSAVRQQYSEQYPAGQIIATDPGASSHQLKGQLVTLVLSKGAERYTIPDVAGKKAADAAKAFSGMPLNVVDSQQADGTGKVDKGTVIGTNPPKGSEVKRNANVTIFVSSGPPAVTVPDVQNQKKDDATKALTDAGFQVTVQQDYSDSVPDGSVISQTPGAKSSALKFSSVTIVVSKGPELVTLPKIKNGTDANEAKQTLESLGLVVSIDTRYGGFLNKVVGMDPKAGTQVRRGDTVTLTVV from the coding sequence ATGGGAGACCCAATCGTGGGTCGAGTCCTCGACGGCCGCTACCGGGTCAAGCAGAGTTTGGCCCGGGGCGGCATGTCGACCGTGTACACCGGGCTGGACGAACGGCTCGATCGCGAGGTCGCGATCAAGGTCATGTCCTCGGCGCTGTCCACCGACCCCGCCTTCGCGGATCGCTTCACCCGGGAGGCCCGGGTCGCGGCGCGGCTGTCCCACCCGAACGCCGTGTCGGTCTATGACCAGGGCACCGACGCCGGCCACGTCTTCCTGATCATGGAACTGGTGCGCGGGCGCACCCTGCGCGATCTGCTGCGCGAACGTGGCGCCCTGAGCCCCGCCCTCGCCGTCTCGCTCATGGAACCGGTGCTCGGCGCGCTCGCCGCCGCCCATCGTGCCGGGCTGGTGCACCGCGACGTCAAGCCGGAGAACATCCTGCTCTCCGACGACGGGGCGGTGAAGGTGGCCGACTTCGGCCTGGCCCGCGCGATCGAGGCCGACGCCAGCAACACGCGGACCGGCCTGATGATGGGCACCGTGGCCTACTGCCCGCCTGAGCAGATCTCGCGCGGCCACGCCGATGCCCGCTCGGACGTGTACTCCGCCGGCGTCGTCCTGTTCGAACTACTCACCGGAACCGCGCCTTACACCGGCGACAGTGCGATGTCAGTGGCCTACCAGCACGTCAACTCGACCGTGCCGCTGCCCAGTTCCCGCCGGGCCGGCATCCCGACGCCGATCGACGACCTGGTGCGCCGCGCGACCAGCCGTGAACCGTCCGGACGTCCCCTCGACGCCGGCGCGTTCCTGGCCGAACTGCACGACATCCGCCTCGACCTGGCGCTGCCCGTGGTTGGTGTTCCCCCACGCCGCCCGGCGGCCGATCCGAACGCGACCCAGATCATCCCGACCGCGGCAGCTGACTACCCCGGCCCGCCCGGGGCCCGGCACACCGCGGAGTCGGCGACGGCGCCTACCCACGGCGGACGCCCCCCAGCGCGAGGCAACGGCACCGCGGTCAGCAGGCGTCCGGGTGTCGAGCGCACGCCGAGCCCGTCCCGCGACGAGGCGCGTCGCCGGGCCATGGCCGAGCGACGGCGCCGGGCACGGCTGCGGTCCACGGTCATTGTTCTCGTCATCCTGCTGCTGGGCCTGGCCACCGGTTACGGAGCCTGGTGGTTGACCGTCGGCCGCTACCGCTCGGTGCCGAACGTGACCGGCCTGAGCGCCAGCGCGGCGACGCAAACCCTGCGGGACAAGGGTTTCGCGGTCTCCTCGGCGGTCCGCCAGCAATACTCGGAGCAGTACCCCGCCGGGCAGATCATCGCCACCGACCCGGGCGCGTCCTCGCATCAGCTCAAGGGGCAACTGGTCACGCTGGTGCTGTCCAAAGGTGCGGAGAGATACACGATTCCCGACGTCGCCGGCAAGAAGGCTGCCGACGCGGCAAAGGCGTTCTCGGGTATGCCGCTTAACGTCGTGGACAGCCAGCAGGCCGATGGCACGGGCAAGGTCGACAAGGGCACCGTGATCGGCACCAACCCGCCGAAGGGCAGCGAGGTCAAGCGCAACGCCAACGTCACGATCTTCGTGTCGTCCGGGCCGCCGGCGGTGACGGTGCCCGACGTGCAGAACCAGAAGAAGGACGATGCGACCAAGGCCTTGACCGACGCCGGGTTCCAGGTAACGGTGCAGCAGGACTACTCCGACAGCGTGCCGGACGGCTCGGTGATCTCGCAGACGCCGGGCGCGAAGTCCTCCGCCTTGAAGTTCAGCTCGGTGACCATCGTGGTGTCCAAAGGGCCCGAGCTGGTGACCCTGCCGAAGATCAAGAACGGCACCGACGCCAACGAGGCGAAGCAGACGCTGGAAAGCCTCGGGCTCGTCGTCTCGATCGACACCCGCTACGGCGGCTTCCTGAACAAGGTCGTCGGCATGGACCCCAAGGCGGGCACGCAGGTCCGCCGGGGCGACACCGTCACGCTCACCGTCGTCTGA
- the aroF gene encoding 3-deoxy-7-phosphoheptulonate synthase, whose amino-acid sequence MVIVMAPSASDNDIAGVVAHVEAHGGQAFVSRGVSRTIIGVVGSEAVLETLGADGLPGVADTKRITAPYKLVSAANHTKRSTVRVGGVPIGPDTFTLIAGPCAVETPEQTYASALLAKRAGATILRGGAYKPRSSPYAFQGLGLDGLKVLAEVREATGLPFVTEVLDTKDVEDVAEHADMLQVGTRNMQNFGLLQAVGGTGKPVMLKRGLAATYEEWLMAAEYIAQRGNLDIVLCERGIRGFEPSIRNMFDVSAVPMMQILSHLPIIVDPSHAAGRRDLVVPLARAGIAAGADGVMVDVHPNPEAALVDGAQALTGESLDELAQAVTTLPALLGRTSAAHRAG is encoded by the coding sequence ATGGTGATCGTGATGGCTCCGTCCGCGTCCGACAACGACATCGCAGGAGTCGTCGCCCACGTGGAGGCCCACGGCGGCCAGGCGTTTGTGAGCCGAGGCGTCTCCCGCACCATCATCGGTGTGGTCGGCTCGGAGGCCGTTCTGGAAACGCTCGGTGCCGACGGGCTTCCGGGTGTCGCGGACACCAAACGCATCACCGCGCCGTACAAGCTTGTCTCGGCGGCCAACCACACCAAACGCTCGACGGTGCGGGTCGGCGGTGTCCCGATCGGCCCCGACACCTTCACCCTGATCGCCGGTCCCTGTGCGGTCGAGACGCCGGAGCAGACCTACGCCTCCGCGCTGCTCGCCAAGCGCGCCGGCGCCACGATTCTGCGCGGGGGTGCCTACAAGCCGCGGAGCTCGCCCTATGCGTTCCAGGGGCTGGGCTTGGACGGGTTGAAGGTACTCGCCGAGGTGCGCGAGGCGACGGGCCTGCCGTTCGTGACCGAGGTGCTGGACACCAAAGACGTCGAGGACGTCGCCGAGCACGCCGACATGCTGCAGGTCGGCACGAGGAACATGCAGAACTTCGGGCTGCTGCAGGCGGTCGGTGGCACGGGCAAGCCGGTGATGCTCAAGCGCGGTCTCGCCGCGACGTACGAGGAATGGCTGATGGCCGCGGAATACATCGCCCAGCGCGGCAACCTCGACATCGTCCTGTGCGAACGAGGCATCCGCGGGTTCGAACCGTCCATCCGCAACATGTTCGACGTCTCGGCCGTGCCGATGATGCAGATCCTGTCGCACCTGCCGATCATCGTCGATCCATCGCACGCGGCGGGACGCCGGGACCTGGTGGTTCCGTTGGCGCGGGCCGGCATCGCCGCGGGTGCCGACGGCGTGATGGTGGACGTCCATCCCAATCCCGAGGCGGCCCTGGTGGACGGAGCTCAAGCGCTGACGGGCGAATCGCTGGACGAGTTGGCCCAGGCGGTCACGACTCTGCCGGCGCTGCTCGGCCGTACCTCGGCGGCACACCGGGCCGGCTGA
- a CDS encoding M14 family zinc carboxypeptidase, translating into MIGHSVQGRPIVAYRIGDPYSTVKAVILGQMHGNEPAGTVVARAIIALPRAVLGADVWVVPTMNPDGAAHGTRQNAHGVDLNRNWPDHWRRLTGQFYSGPKALSEPETRAMYAFLSRVRPKFLISMHQPLNGMDTTDGGRLHPRFVAALAKRLGLTLKPFTCGGFCYGSMTGWVTDNQRNSIAVTIEFPASPSADYLKTTARSALLSAIGTTLAAPSVREPRLHVDSVTVVGRTAVVTGWAFDPDARSRAINVAFYDDGRKVVARPTESLRADVNKAYGLTGRHGFTFNYKASAGSHRICVQAGNVGAGVASPQYCTSVAVS; encoded by the coding sequence GTGATTGGTCACAGCGTGCAGGGTCGGCCGATCGTTGCCTACCGGATCGGGGATCCCTACAGCACGGTCAAGGCGGTCATCCTGGGCCAGATGCACGGAAACGAGCCGGCCGGGACAGTGGTCGCGCGCGCGATCATCGCGTTGCCCAGAGCCGTTCTCGGTGCTGACGTCTGGGTTGTTCCGACCATGAATCCCGACGGTGCCGCCCACGGAACTCGCCAGAACGCCCACGGGGTCGACCTGAACCGGAACTGGCCCGACCACTGGAGGCGCCTGACCGGTCAGTTCTACTCCGGCCCGAAGGCGCTGTCCGAGCCCGAGACCCGCGCGATGTACGCCTTTCTCTCGAGGGTCAGACCCAAATTCCTGATTTCCATGCACCAGCCCCTGAACGGTATGGACACCACCGACGGCGGCAGGTTGCACCCACGCTTCGTCGCGGCGCTGGCCAAACGGCTCGGCCTGACCCTCAAGCCGTTCACCTGCGGAGGGTTCTGCTACGGCTCGATGACCGGCTGGGTCACCGACAACCAGCGGAACTCCATCGCGGTCACCATCGAGTTTCCCGCTTCGCCGTCAGCCGATTATCTCAAGACCACGGCGCGGTCGGCCCTGCTGTCAGCGATCGGCACGACCCTGGCCGCGCCGAGCGTGCGCGAACCTCGACTACACGTCGACAGCGTCACGGTGGTGGGACGGACGGCAGTCGTGACTGGCTGGGCCTTCGACCCGGACGCCCGGAGCAGGGCCATCAACGTGGCGTTCTACGACGATGGCCGCAAGGTCGTCGCACGGCCCACGGAATCGCTGCGTGCCGACGTGAACAAGGCCTACGGCTTGACCGGGCGCCACGGATTCACCTTCAACTACAAGGCATCTGCCGGGAGCCACCGGATCTGCGTCCAGGCCGGCAACGTCGGCGCCGGCGTCGCCTCTCCCCAGTACTGCACGAGCGTCGCCGTTTCCTGA